The nucleotide sequence CCCGCGACGACAGCGAGGGCGAGCAGGGCGACGACGCGGACGAGAACGGCGAGTCCTCCGACGAGCAGGGCGCCGACACCGACGCCGAGGGCGAGCCCGACGGCGAGGCCGAGTCTTCCGATGAGGGCGGCTCGACCACGCGTCGCCGTCGCCGCCGTCGCCGTCGTGGCGAGGGTGAGTCCCACGGCACCGGCGACGACGAGATCACCGGCATCGAGGGATCGACCCGCATGGAGGCCAAGCGGCAGCGCCGCAAGGAGTCCCGCGCCGCCGGCCGACGCCGCGCCCCGATCCTCAGCGAGGCCGAGTTCCTGGCCCGACGCGAGTCCGTCGACCGTCGCCTCCTCATCCGCCAGAAGGAGGAGTACACCCAGCTGGCGGTCATCGAGGACGACATCCTGGTGGAGCACTACGTCGACAAGGCGTCTGCCACGTCGCTGATCGGCAACATCTACCTCGGCAAGGTGCAGAACGTGCTGCCGAGCATGGAGGCCGCCTTCATCGACATCGGCCGCGGCCGTAACGCCGTGCTGTACGCGGGCGAGGTCGACTGGGCCTCCTTCAACGTCTCCGGCGAGGACCGCAAGGTCGAGAAGGTCCTCAAGTCCGGCCAGAGCGTCCTCGTGCAGGTCACGAAGGACCCCGTCGGCGCGAAGGGTGCCCGCCTCACGGCGCACATCTCCCTGCCCGGCCGCTACATCGTCTACTCGCCGGGCGGCCACCTGTCCGGCATCTCCCGCAAGCTGCCCGACACCGAGCGCCACCGCCTGCGCACGGTGCTCGGCAACCTGATCTCCGACGAGGAGTCCGTGATCGTGCGGACGGCCGCCGAGGGCGTCAGCGAGGACGAGCTGGTACGCGACGTCAACCGGCTCAAGGCCCAGTGGGAGGTCATCGAGAAGAAGTCCAAGCAGGGCGGCGCCCCGGAGGCCCTCTACTCGGAGCCCGACCTCACCCTGCGGATCGTCCGTGACCTGTTCACGGAGGACTTCGGGCACCTGATCGTCCAGGGCAACGGCTCGCAGGAGGACTCCTACGAGGCCATCGCCGCCTACGTGGACCATGTCGCCCCGCACCTGAAGGACCGCCTCGAGCAGTTCGAGGTCGGCGACGACGGCCGCGACCTGTTCGCGCAGTACAAGGTCGACGACCAGATCGCCAAGGCGCTCGACCGCAAGGTCTACCTCCCGTCGGGCGGCTCGCTGGTCATCGACCGCACCGAGGCCATGACCGTCATCGACGTCAACACCGGCCGCTTCACCGGCTCGGCTGGCAATCTCGAGGCCACCGTCACCTCCAACAACCTGGAGGCGGCCGAGGAGATCGTCCGACAGCTGAGGCTCCGCGACATCGGCGGCATCATCGTGATCGACTTCATCGACATGGTGCTCCCGAGCAACCGTGACCTGCTGCTGCGTCGTCTCGTCGAGTGCCTCGGCCGCGACCGGACCCGCCACCAGGTCGCCGAGGTCACGAGCCTCGGTCTGGTCCAGCTGACCCGCAAGAAGATCGGCACGGGGCTGGCGGAGGCCTTCACCGAGCCGTGCGAGCACTGCCACGGGGCCGGGTACCTGCGCTTCGACGAGCCCGTCGACTCGCAGGCCCCCGCAGACGGTGGCGAGCGCAAGCCCCGTCGCCGCAGGAAGTGAGCGTCGCGCCCGGTTTGGTCCAGACCGGCCGGGCGCGTTAGAATCTACAGGTTGCCTTCTCCGGAGGGCGCCGAATCCAATCCAGGCCGTGGCCTGGGCACGAGCAAATCAAGGAGAATCCAGTGGCTGCCAAGTGTGACGTTTGCGCCAAGGGACCCGGCTTCGGTCACAACGTGCCTTGGTCGAAGAAGAAGACCAACCGCCGCTGGAACCCGAACATTCAGCGCGTGCGCGCCGTCGTGAACGGTGCGCCGCAGCGCCTCAACGTGTGCACCTCCTGCCTGAAGGCCGGCAAGGTCTCTCGCTGAGCACCAGGTTCTGAGGAACTGGCGGTCCGCTTCTGCGGGCCGCCAGTTTCGTGTCGTGTGCCCTTGTCAGGTGGCCGGGCCTCGGGGCCTTCGCTGTGGGTCCGTCGGCGGGGGTCGGTAAGGTCGTGTCATGGCGAACTGGCGCACCCCGATCTACCGCGAGCTGTCGCGCAGGCTCGCCGACGTGCTGGGGGGCAGGACAGCGACCGCGTTCGCCAAGCTCGGCATCGTCACGGTCGACGATCTGGTCCGGCACGTCCCGCGTCGCTACATCTCCGGCACCGGGATGAGCGACTTCGCCAATCTCCGCCCAGGCGATGAGGCCGCCGTCATCGCGGAGGTCCGGCGGTCCGCGGTGGGTCCCGGCCGACTGGCGGCGTCCATCGGGGACGGATCCGGTCGGACGCTGTCACTCACGTTCTTCGCCAAGAACGTCCACCACCTCAACCACTGGAAGCTGCTGCTGGACCCCGGCAAGCGCGGCATCTTCGTCGGGAAGGTGGGGGAGTTCAAGGGAGAACTCCAGCTGACGAACCCCGATTTCGTCATGCTGGACGGTGTCCGCACCGGGGGCGGAAAGCGCAGGGGAGAGAACGAGAAGCAGCGCCTCGGCCGCGAGTCGCGTGAAGCGATGTCGCGGGCCGTCCAGCGCGCCACGATGATCGGCCTCTACCCCGCGACGAAGGCGCTGCCCACCTGGAGCATCGCCGAGTCCATCGAGCTCGTGCTGCCCATGCTCGAGGGCGACACGCTGCCAGGGTGGGTCGTGGACGCGGCGGGCGTGCTGCCGTTCGAGGAGGCGCTCACCGCCGTGCACGAGCCCACCTCGGAGGCGCAGGCCTCGGTCGGCGTCGATCGGCTCCGCTTCGACGAGGCCTTCGGCATCCAGCTCGCCATGGCCGCGCGGCGCCGAGAGCTCGCCAAGGACCCGGCGACACCCCGGCCGCGCCGCGCGGGCGGCCTGCTCGACGCCTTCGACGCGGCCCTGCCCTTTGTGCTCACCGCCGGGCAGCAGGAGATCGGGGAGACCATCTTCGGCGAGTTGGCGCGGTCGGTGCCGATGAACCGGCTGCTGCAGGGAGAGGTGGGCTCCGGCAAGACGGTCGTGGCGCTGCGCGGCATGCTCAATGTCGTGGACAACGGAGGTCAGGCCGTCCTGCTGGCCCCGACGGAGGTGCTCGCCAAGCAGCACCACCGCTCCATCTCGGCGCTGATGGGGGACCTGGCCGAGGGCGGGCAGCTCGGCGCGCCCGAGGCGGCCACCGGCGTGGTCCTGCTCACCGGATCGCGGTCGAGCGCCATCAAGCGAGAGACGCTCGCCTCGATCGCGAGCGGCGAGGCCGGGATCGTCGTGGGAACGCATGCGCTGCTCAGCGACCCCGTCGAGTTCGACGACCTCGGCCTGGTGGTCGTCGACGAGCAGCACCGCTTCGGCGTGGAGCAGCGGGCCGCACTGGCGGCCAAGGCCAGGCAGCGCCCGCACACGCTGATCATGACGGCCACCCCCATCCCCAGGTCGATCGCCATGACAGTGTTCGGTGACCTCGAGGTCTCCGAGTTGCGCGAGCTGCCGCGCGGGCGCAAGCCGATCCAGACGGTCTTCGTCAACATGCTGACTCATCCCGCGTGGGTGCCGCGGGCCTGGGAACGGATCCGCGAGGAGATCGCCGC is from Tessaracoccus palaemonis and encodes:
- a CDS encoding Rne/Rng family ribonuclease, which codes for MLDTENGPENTTPTTPTRRRRAAARPAGAPVKVEAPAQPEVTVQPEIAQAEVPAQPEAPAVEASAAAPEEDLTPKRRRASTRVAEPAGRRRRVQVADETPAADQAEAPADTAPEAPADDAPAEPVKKPARRRATRQSAPAEKAPAPETPAAVEAPAPEVVAEPVVEEAPAVVAEPAETKPARRRRAASRPAAAPEPAAAPEPVEAPAVDEAAAAPEAAVTPEPEVAPEPVPEAEPTREAPRARRRRAARPAAAPEPASDADESDPIGAALREAEKLAEARKAVLADPFMTAEARAAELAALAGAIAGDDDEDEDEEAAEADTDEESTDAEEADDSEENEDEDADAEESDARPSRRRRRRGGRRRRRSDSRDDSEGEQGDDADENGESSDEQGADTDAEGEPDGEAESSDEGGSTTRRRRRRRRRGEGESHGTGDDEITGIEGSTRMEAKRQRRKESRAAGRRRAPILSEAEFLARRESVDRRLLIRQKEEYTQLAVIEDDILVEHYVDKASATSLIGNIYLGKVQNVLPSMEAAFIDIGRGRNAVLYAGEVDWASFNVSGEDRKVEKVLKSGQSVLVQVTKDPVGAKGARLTAHISLPGRYIVYSPGGHLSGISRKLPDTERHRLRTVLGNLISDEESVIVRTAAEGVSEDELVRDVNRLKAQWEVIEKKSKQGGAPEALYSEPDLTLRIVRDLFTEDFGHLIVQGNGSQEDSYEAIAAYVDHVAPHLKDRLEQFEVGDDGRDLFAQYKVDDQIAKALDRKVYLPSGGSLVIDRTEAMTVIDVNTGRFTGSAGNLEATVTSNNLEAAEEIVRQLRLRDIGGIIVIDFIDMVLPSNRDLLLRRLVECLGRDRTRHQVAEVTSLGLVQLTRKKIGTGLAEAFTEPCEHCHGAGYLRFDEPVDSQAPADGGERKPRRRRK
- the rpmB gene encoding 50S ribosomal protein L28 translates to MAAKCDVCAKGPGFGHNVPWSKKKTNRRWNPNIQRVRAVVNGAPQRLNVCTSCLKAGKVSR
- a CDS encoding ATP-dependent DNA helicase RecG; its protein translation is MANWRTPIYRELSRRLADVLGGRTATAFAKLGIVTVDDLVRHVPRRYISGTGMSDFANLRPGDEAAVIAEVRRSAVGPGRLAASIGDGSGRTLSLTFFAKNVHHLNHWKLLLDPGKRGIFVGKVGEFKGELQLTNPDFVMLDGVRTGGGKRRGENEKQRLGRESREAMSRAVQRATMIGLYPATKALPTWSIAESIELVLPMLEGDTLPGWVVDAAGVLPFEEALTAVHEPTSEAQASVGVDRLRFDEAFGIQLAMAARRRELAKDPATPRPRRAGGLLDAFDAALPFVLTAGQQEIGETIFGELARSVPMNRLLQGEVGSGKTVVALRGMLNVVDNGGQAVLLAPTEVLAKQHHRSISALMGDLAEGGQLGAPEAATGVVLLTGSRSSAIKRETLASIASGEAGIVVGTHALLSDPVEFDDLGLVVVDEQHRFGVEQRAALAAKARQRPHTLIMTATPIPRSIAMTVFGDLEVSELRELPRGRKPIQTVFVNMLTHPAWVPRAWERIREEIAAGRQAFIVCPAITGTQLEGGGKADDQRALAAVEELAPQLASGPLRGLKIGMVHGKQAVAERDDTMAAFVAGEVDVLVATTVIEVGVDVPNASMMVVLDADRFGLSQLHQLRGRVGRGEHPGLCLLLAPVADNEHALARLEAMATTTDGFELADLDLTLRREGNVLGEAQSGAGTLKLLRALENADVIGEAKVLAERVISDERAATDPLLTDLMTKAELMAAGEWMEKS